TTTTTTTGATAAATTCAGTCATCGCAACCAACAAATCTTTATACCGCGACACAGACTCCTCCTTTAGTGGCAGATTTGTATACGGCTTCAATAATTCGAATGTCGCGCAGACCCATTTCACAGGAGGCTTCGAAGGTTTTGTCACCGGCCTGAATTGAAGATCCAGCGTAAGATTGAAAATCTCCACATGACCGACATCATCTACCCATGCGGTTTCGCCAGCAGCTCGTTTTTCTCCACACAGTTCCTCAATCACCTTGGTAAAAGTCCCACCTTCTACCGAAGCCGATTCTCAATCTCAGCCTCGAATGGTAAGCGGAACCAAGTAAACAACCACTTACCATAACTAGGTGCATGCTCCAGGTTTGTATGTTTTGGACCCGACAGTGCAGCGTTCAGAACCCCCATTAAAATTACTAACCCGCCAGCCTTGTTAGACTGCCTCGCAACTATACATTCGATCGAATGAACTTTTTCTATATATTCTATCGCATGTATTTTATAATTGCATTCGATCGAATAAATATTTTGTATTCCCGCCATGAAAGTTAATTCACCCAAAGATCTGGGGTTATTAGTACGTGACTGTAGAAAATCCAAAGGCTGGACTCAAGCTGAACTAGCCAAGCGTTCAGGGGTTAAGCCTCTATGGATTTCCCAGTTTGAAAGGGGTAAATCAACGGCACAAGTTAAGCTTGTTTTCAGCGCATTAAAAGCATTGGGGATAGATCTGTGGACTAGAGATCCATCCTCCAAATCATCATACCCTAAAATAAGCCTCATTAATTTGGATGACATTATTTCAAGTTAATTAGCCTGAAACACGACGCTATGAACGAAAAACTAATAGCCACCTATGAGGATAAGATAGTGGGTTACCTGAACTACTCACAGGATCGTTTAACATTTGTCTACGAAGAAGCGTG
The Verrucomicrobiota bacterium genome window above contains:
- a CDS encoding helix-turn-helix domain-containing protein; the encoded protein is MKVNSPKDLGLLVRDCRKSKGWTQAELAKRSGVKPLWISQFERGKSTAQVKLVFSALKALGIDLWTRDPSSKSSYPKISLINLDDIISS